A single genomic interval of Hyphomicrobium methylovorum harbors:
- a CDS encoding deoxyguanosinetriphosphate triphosphohydrolase: MPTGLGTGSVRPDFGQALRPGERSPASYSAGASASRGRLFVEPDCFTRSPFQRDRDRILHSSAFRRLTYKTQVFLPHEGDHYRTRLTHTLEVAQIARTVARQLRLDEDLAETIALAHDLGHSPFGHAGERALNSAMSEFGGFDHNAQSLRTVTVLERKYLAFDGLNLTWETLEGLTKHNGPVRDMSHPIVKVMRGVEAWRSLELDRWASAEAQVASLADDIAYLSHDVDDGLRAGLLSVASLTDAPLAGDIAREVRSFAHGVESGRAFYEVTRRMITVMVTDLVAESRRRLAALSPVSADDIRNAGRATIGFSEPMAAELAALKAFLFQAVYHHRKVMTVMDEAERIVRELFGRYFSDAEAYPADWRGVYLGLGQRGRARLACDFLAGQTDRYAIAEYCRLFDATTELR; encoded by the coding sequence ATGCCAACGGGGTTAGGAACAGGTTCCGTGCGGCCGGATTTCGGGCAGGCATTGCGGCCGGGAGAACGCTCTCCGGCGAGCTATAGCGCAGGTGCGTCAGCTTCGCGCGGGCGGCTGTTCGTGGAGCCGGATTGCTTCACCCGAAGCCCCTTTCAGCGGGACCGGGACCGGATTCTTCATTCTTCCGCGTTCCGCCGTTTGACCTACAAGACGCAGGTTTTTCTTCCGCACGAGGGCGACCACTACAGAACACGCCTGACCCATACGCTCGAAGTTGCGCAGATTGCCCGGACCGTTGCGCGGCAACTGCGGCTCGATGAGGATCTGGCGGAGACCATCGCGCTGGCGCACGATCTCGGGCACTCGCCGTTCGGACACGCGGGCGAGCGTGCGCTGAACAGCGCGATGAGTGAGTTCGGCGGTTTCGATCACAACGCGCAGTCTCTGCGGACGGTCACTGTGCTGGAACGCAAGTATCTGGCGTTCGACGGGCTCAATCTGACGTGGGAGACGCTTGAAGGTCTCACAAAACACAACGGGCCTGTTCGGGACATGTCGCATCCGATCGTCAAGGTTATGCGCGGCGTCGAAGCGTGGCGTTCCCTCGAACTCGATCGATGGGCGTCGGCTGAAGCGCAAGTTGCAAGCCTTGCCGATGATATCGCGTATCTCTCGCACGACGTGGATGATGGCCTGCGCGCCGGGTTGCTTTCGGTTGCATCTTTGACGGACGCGCCTTTGGCTGGGGACATCGCGCGAGAGGTTCGGAGTTTCGCGCATGGTGTGGAAAGCGGCCGTGCGTTCTACGAGGTGACGCGACGGATGATCACCGTGATGGTGACGGATCTGGTCGCGGAAAGCAGACGGCGTCTCGCGGCGCTGTCTCCGGTGTCGGCGGACGACATTCGCAACGCGGGCCGGGCGACAATCGGTTTTTCGGAACCGATGGCGGCGGAGCTTGCCGCGCTCAAGGCGTTTCTGTTTCAGGCCGTCTACCATCATCGCAAAGTTATGACGGTGATGGACGAAGCGGAGCGCATCGTGCGCGAGTTGTTCGGCCGCTATTTTTCGGATGCCGAGGCCTATCCCGCCGATTGGCGCGGCGTTTACTTAGGTCTCGGGCAGCGCGGGCGGGCGCGGCTGGCCTGCGACTTTCTTGCGGGGCAGACGGATCGCTATGCGATCGCGGAATACTGCCGCCTGTTTGACGCGACGACGGAACTGCGATAG